The Desulfosoma sp. region AGAAAACGCGAACCTTTCCGCCCAACTGACATCCCTCTTTCCGGCACCTCAAGGCACCATGACCTTGACCGTCAAAAAGCTTGAAAAACCTCCTCTCTCAATAACCCAGGCTCAGGCAAAGGCCGACGGGAATCTTGAAAGGGTGGCTTTCTCCACGCATCTTCAAGGAACCTTTCACGAACCCTTTTCACTAAAAACAACTGGAACGGCCCGCGTGCATTCCTCCACGAAGGAAATTCAACTTGATACCTTTTCGGCCCGCACAGGTCCTGTGGTCCTGCTGTTGGAAAGCCCTTCGAACCTTGTGGTAGATACACAAGGCTGGACTTTGTCTCCTACGGCTTTGCGAGTCGGAGAAGGACGCGTGGTCGCAGGAGCGCAATGGAACGGTGAAAAACATTCGGTGTCCTTGAAAATGGAAAACCTGCCATTGGAACTTATGGAGCCTTGGGGAGGTCCATCTTTGCAAGGACGTCTCAACGGCCAGGCTTTTCTACACGGGCCCCAAAACAACCCCCAAGCCACGATGACACTGCACATCGATTCTTTGCGCCGTCCCGGTTGGCCTGCTCAAGAATCCCTTGCCTTGAAGGCCTCAGCGTGGGCCGTTTCCCGGCAACTGCGTCTGGAAGCGGACATTTTCGGTTTAGGTTCCGAACCCAGCCGAGTGAATTTGACGCTGCCTATGCGATTTCAATTGAAGCCTATTGATCTGAGCCTTTTCAAGGACGAACCTTTATCGGGAACCCTTTCCCTTGCCGTAGCGCTGGAACGAATCGCAACCCTTCTCGAGCTGGAAGAACACAAAATCCAAGGGAACATGCAGGGTCGCTTGACCTTGGACGGCACCTTGAACCGCCCCCTTCTTGGCGGCGAAGTGTTACTCACCAAGGGGCGGTACGAACACGAAGATTTTGGACTTCATCTTCAAGATGTCACAGCCCTTTTGGAAGGCACGGGCAACGGTGTGAGATTGCGGGAATTGAAGGCTTTCGATGGAAAGAAAGGTTTTCTTCGAGGCCACGGTCAATGTCGGTTGGATCCCGGCGCTGGTTTTCCTTATCAGACACGTCTCATATTTGAAGATCTCTCCCCCTTGCATCGCGACGATATCTCTGGAAATCTCGACGGCTTTCTTTCCGTTCAAGGAAGCCTGCGAGAAACGGCATTGGAAGGGACAGTGAGGGTGCGCCCTTTGAGAATCGAACTTCCCAAACGGCTTCCAGCAAATGTGGTGGATTTGGATGTGATCGAAATCCCCCCTTCGCCAGCATTGAAGTCCTCATCGGCCCGAAAGAACTCGACCTCTTCAGCTCATGGCGTTTTCCTGAATCTTACCCTGGAGTTTCCTGGGATGACGACCGTGTCCGGTTGGGGTTTGGATTCGGAATGGAAAGGAGCCTTAAAAATCGTCGGTCCCTCCTCAGAGCCGCAACTCACCGGACAGTTGAACATCCTTCGAGGCCAACTGCTGTTTCTCGATAAACGCTTTCGGCTCACAGAGGGTCATGTCATTTTTGTCGGCGAAACACCTCCGGATCCTGTGATTCACGTTGTAGGAGAGACGGCCCTTCGTGACATGACCGCATCGGTACGGCTTTCAGGCCGAGCTTCCAGGCCTGAATTGGCTTTGGAATCCTCGCCCCAAAGGCCGCAGGAAGAAATTCTGGCTCAGATTCTCTTCGGTCGAAGCGCCACCACTTTGAGCCCTTTCCAGGCCATTCGTCTTGCCAGAACGCTTCAAGCCCTGAGCACCCGAGGTAACAGCCATTTCGACGTTCTGGGGAAAGCACGTGACCTCTTGGGGCTGGATCAGTTGGAACTTCTGGGAAGCGGCCTGGGAGAAAGCCTTGGAATCGGTCTACGGAAATACCTTGGGGAAAATGTTCGCGTGGACGTGGATCAACGCCTGGAAGAAGGTGACATCGCCGTGAGAGTGGAAGTGGAAATCACCCCAAACATCACCCTGGAAAGCCAAGCAGGAACTCAGTCCCGCAGCCGAGCGGGTGTTTTCTGGAAATACGACTACTAACAAGACACAGAAACTCTTCCGATCGCGAGCAAACTCATGTATAAAAATTCACGTGGACGGTTTTCCATCACATAATCTCATAACACAAAAAAAAGGAGTGCTTATGCGACGGTTGCTTTGTGTTTTCATGGTCCTGGGTCTCATGGTGTCTTTCGGCTGCGCCAAAAAAGAACCTCCGGATGCGGCCAAAGCTTATGTGCAGGAGCAGATCGCCAAGCACAAGGGATTTCAGATGGACACCTCCAAGCTGAAATACCAGGTGGTGGAGCAGAAGGCGGACACTGCAAAGGTTTCGGTGACGGGAACCATTGAAGTCAACATGGTGTTGCCTTTGGTCAAGAAGGGCAATGACTGGGTCGTCGAGGAAAAAGCCGAACCGGCTAAGCCCAAGGCAAGTGTTCCACCTCCTGCCGTGAAACAAACCCAGGCTCCGGCTCCTACCAAAGCCGCTCCTGCAGCCCATGCTCCGCAAGCCAAGCCCGAATCCAAGGCGGAGAAAGCCCATTAAAAGCTTTTCCCGAAGTACCTTTGCTGTCCAAAATTTGGGGGCGGACACATAGGTCCGCCCCTACATGTTTGCGCTTCAGAGCGAATGCCGTGGTTACACTGCGCCGGATTTTTCTCGATGAGCGAACACCTGCCATGCCGATTTTTTATGGGGGCCGACAACATAGGTCCGCCCCTACATGTTTGCGCTTCAGAGCGAATGCCGTTGATGCGATTCAACGAATTTTTCACCGGCTGGGCACGGTGGAGAGATTTAGAGCGATTCTTGCTCCAAGGAGAAGCGTCACTCTTTGAGGTTTGCTCGACGCCTTGCGCGCTCTTCGCGCATTTTTTGACGTGCCCGATCCAGTTGTCCTTTAACCCGAACCCGATAGCGTGTCACGGCCCACAGCGCCAACCAATAGCCGGCACATGCCAAAGGCGCTCCCAAAACCATGCCCCCCACAATTAAAGAAGCCATCACATGCGGTGTCTTTTGCAAAATGAGTCCCACGCGACTGAGGACGGCCTCCGCATGCGCTGTCGCTTCCGGCAAGAACCAGTGGATCATCCGTGAGCCCACCCAGTAGTTCACAGAATAGATAAAAGGTGCCGTGATCGGATTGGTGATCCAAACACCTGCGACAGCGCTCCATTTGTTCCAACCCAGCAACGCGGCACAAAAGGCCGCTACAGGCATCTGAAATCCCATGGTGGGAGACATGCCGATGAAAATCCCCAGAGCAAACCCCAGAGCGATTTCCTTTGGGTTTCCTCTCATTCGCACAAGCCGATCATAAAATCGACGCAGTTTCTCCATGACCTCACAGATTGAAAAAAGTCTTATTTCCTAGACGAGCCGCTCTCGCAAAAAGCTACCGTCTGCCCATTCGATGTAGAGCTTGCATGCGGGCTGTCGGTTGAAAGCTTTGCATTTTGGGATCCCGACACAGGAGTACTTTTCAGATGCACGTCCAATTGCGGAAAAGCGATCTCAATGCCTCTTTCTTGAAACAGCCTGTTGATTTCGAAACGGATGTCGGTTTCGACCTGCAGGCACACGGGAACGGTGGTCCACACTCGCAGTCGAAAAATGAGGGCGCTATCGCCGAAATCCACAAAAAGCACGCTGGGTTCCGGCTGCTTATAGACAAGAGGATGGTTTTGGGCCACTTCCAAAAGGGTCTGCCGCACCAGTTCCACATTAGACCCGTAAGCCACACCCACATTGACATTGCGCCGAACCCTTAAGTCTTTAAAACTCCAATTAATCACACGTCCACTAATAAATTCCGAATTGGGGATAATCATGGTCGCATTATCCACAGTTTGAATAATGGTGGAGCGCACGTTGATTTTGCGCACTTCCCCCCATGTGCCGTCGATTTCGATGGAATCCCCCACTTGGATCGGCCTTTCAAAAAGCAGAATCAAACCGCTGACGAAGTTATTGAAAATATTTTGAAGCCCAAAGCCCAACCCTACACCCAGGGCTCCGAAAGCCACAGTAAGGGAAGTGCCGGAAAAGCCAAGGGCGTTGAGGGCGGCAAGGATGCCGATAAACCATAGGACATAGCCTGAGATGGACACAATGGATTCCTGGAGACCTAGTTCGAGGCCACTGTGGCGGAAAATGCGGTGTTTGATGAGACGCCTGAGCCCTCGGGTTCCCAAGTGCGTTAAGGCGAGAATCACGCTGGCATGAATAAGTCCCAGAAGTCGAAAATTCAAATTCCCCAAAGGAAGTGGCGTGTTGAGAAGGTTAAAGAAGGCTACGATAAGAGCTTGTCTCGCGCCCCAGGCCACCATGAGGCCGACGGATCCCGCAAAAAGCCAGAGGACCCAAAGGCTTTTGACCGTCAACCATCTCAGGGAGCTCTTGGTGTCCTCCTCCGTATCGGGTGCGAAGGCTGCAGCGGTTCCTATGGCCTGTTCCCATTCCATGAGGCTCTTGTAAAGGAGAAAGAGCCAGAGCCCCATGATCAGGCTACGTCCCCAGCCCACGTACCAAAAAGTGGCCAACAAAGCGTAACCGGCCAGTTCCAAGAGCACGCCTACCAGAGCGACGGCGTATCCCCATCCCATGAAGAGATGGAGGGTCCACAATTTGCCGGTCATCCAAAACGGGGGACCACCGGTGACAACTTCCCGTTTCAAACCCCTCCAAAACGTTGCATTCCAGGCCAAAAAGGCCATTTCGAGACCAAACCTATAGAGGAGCAACAGAGCGCTGGAACGCCCTAAGCTTTCTTGAAGGATGACATAGGCAATAAGCAGCCAGCGTCCAAAGGTCACCAACACGCGAAGCCTTCGTAAGACAAAAGCAAACCGACCGGGTCGAAAAACTTCCTTAACGTCTTGAATAAAATGAATACCCCAAGAACTCAGCAACAAGAGGAACAGAATCTGGCAAAGGGTTCTCAGAAAAATAGACGTATCGTAAAGATTCCGTGCCGAGGTGTAGGCGAAGACAAAAAAGGTAGCCCCAAGAAGAGGAAGAGAACGGTTGAAGAGCACCAGGGTCAGGAAGAACCAAGGCTTTTCCTGAGCATCCCGACGTGACAGCAAAGCACCGCACACGCTTCGAAGCCGGAGGCAAAGCCACTGCACCACACCCAAAACCAGAAGCGAGGTGATCAGAAGCAGTCCTCCGACCTTCCAGAGCCCTTGCGCTTGTTCCACCCAAAAGGTCGGTTGAAGTGCCAGGGTAAGCAAGGCCGCCACCGTGTCCAGGTCTCGTCGAAATTCGGAAAGTCCCACGCCCAGAAGAGGGGTTCGTGTTCGACGAAACAGGTCTTCCCGCTTTCTTTCGGCGATACGCTTGTTCAATCGATCCAGAAGCGCGCTGCCTTCATCCCTGAGAGCACTCCAATCGTCCACGAGCTTTTGATATATTTCTAGAGATTCCTTAAGGCGTTTTTCTTTCTGTTTGGAAAGTTCTTCGGCTTCCTTGAGCTGGGCCGTCAAGGTGCGGATGGTGGGAAGATCGTCCCGACGGGCCTTCAGGGTTTCCATTCGGCTCTGGTTGGCGGCTCTTTGTTCCGCCAGGGCACTCAATTGTGTAGCAATATTGGTCTGTTTGTTTTGATAATCTTTCACACGAGCCGCCGCATCATCCACCGTTTGCTTTAAAGGCCCTAAGGCCTTATCCAAATCCTCCAAGGAAGGGGAGGCAAGGGAGATGAGGTTTCCCACGGCGGAAAACTGCAAACGAGCGGCATTAAGTTCCTTTGACCAGGTAGCCAGAGACTGCTTGAGTCCGTCGATGTCTTGAATGAGTTTTTCCAGATCCAACTTTTCCGCCTGAATAGCCTTTTCCAAGGAAGACGAAAGTTCGGCATATTGGTCTTGAGGCTCAGAAGGTCCTCCTTCAGGGCTTTGAGCTCCAAACACGCATGGTGTTATCACGACTGCCAGCCACAGAATTCCAATTAAAAGCCATCCGCGTGCTTTGCAAAACATCGCCTCTCACACCTCAAGAGTCTGGAATTTGTGCATTGAAGCTTCAAAAGCGGCTTTGTCTGATGGGCTTAGCCGCGTGTTCGAGAACTCACAATAGCAAGGTCTTTCATGCTATTTCAATGAAGGGGCGAGTTGGCGCTCGCCCCTGCAACCCTGAAACTGTGTTTTTTCTTGGGGCGGGGACCTTCGGCCCGTCATTTGTGCGGCCGGGACGCCTGCGGTCCCAGGCAAAAATTCAATTTTGGTCAAGCTCCCATGTAAGCAGCCCGGAACGCTCAAAAGCGAACCGCGGGTTTACGTTCCTAGAAAAACCAGCGTGTTTTCGCAATGGGTGTGCCCTTCGAGGGCCGTCACCCATGATGCGCCTGCTTTCGCACCCTGAGGTTCAGGACCTCAACAAATACTGAAAAGCCCATAGCGAAATAGATATAGCCTCTTTCGATATGTTTGCCGCACCCCTCGGCCACCAGCATGACGCCGATAAGGAGGAGGAAACTGAGAGCCAGCATCTTCAAGGTGGGGTGTCGATCAATGAAAGCGCTGACGAATCCGGCGAAAAGGATCATCGCGGCCACGGCAAGAATGATCGCCAGGATCATGATGGCCACATGGCGGGCCATGCCGACGGCGGTGATGATAGAATCCAGGGAAAAAACGATGTCCAGCAAAAGGATTTGAATCAGGACTGAACCGAAATCGGCATGAGTTCGGGTCGTCTTAGTGTGAGGCTTGGACGGCGCTTCCAGTTTATTGTGGATTTCGTGGGTCGCCTTGCCGATGAGAAAGAGGCCGCCTCCCAAAAGGATAAGGTCTCGACCCGATACGGGATGGGAAAACACTTCAAAGACAGGTTTCGTCAGCCGCATGATGACCGTGATGGCCAGAAGCAAGGCAATGCGCAAAAACATGGCCAGAAAAAGGCCGAGTCGACGTGCCTTTTCTTGACTTTCTATTGGCAGCCGTCCCGTGATGATAGCGATGAAGACGATGTTATCGATCCCCAATACCAGTTCCATGGCCGTCAGAGTGATCAGCGCCGCGGCATTTTCCAATGTCACCAAGTTTTCCAACATGTTAGATTCTCTCGAAACCTCCCTTTACGTTTCCTTTCGTTCTCGACCATACGGTCAATAAGTTTTAAGCCGACCGTGTCTTTTACCAAGAACTTCCAGAGTATCGTTAATGATCACAAAAGCGTTGGGATCCATGCGAAAAACCGCTTCCTTAAGCTTAGGCAGTTCCGTGAGGGTAATGATCGTAAGAATCACCTCTCGATCCTCTCCGGAATAGCCTCCCATGCCCTTGAGAAAAGTGACTCCCCGCCCAATACTGTTCAAAATGAAGTCGGCAACCTTCTGCACCTGGGAGGTAATGATCAAAACCATCTTTCGACGATTAAACCCCACCAGGACAGCATCGACCACACGACTGCTCGCATAGACGTAGACCACGGACAATAGAGCTTTTTCCAGCCCGAAAAAGAAACCTCCCACCCCGAGGATCATGACGTTTGCAGCCATGTAGGTCACTCCCACACGAATGCCCCAGCGTGTGTTCAAATAAATGGCCAAAATGTCCAAGCCTCCGGCGGATCCCAAAGATCGTAACATGATGCCTCCTCCCAGACCGCACCACACGCCTGCCAGCACGGCCGCAAGAAGAGGATCGGAAAGGGGCACCGCGGGAACTTTGATCCAAGAAGCCGCCAGGGAAAAAAACACCATGCCGAATAGGGTGTATCCCATAAAACGTCGGCTGATGGAGAACCATCCCAGGACCATAAGCGGAATGTTGCCCAGCAGGTAAAAATGCCCCACATCCACGGAGGGATAAAGGTAATGCAGAATGACGGCGACACCGACAACCCCGCCACTGAGCAATTTTTGGGGAACGAGCACGGCGTTGACACCGAGCACGAAAATCAAGCTTCCCGTCACAATCAGACCCAGGTTGATGGCAAGAGACTTCCAATCCGGAGCCGACCATCGAGAAAGAGTGAGCCTTTTTTTGATCACGTGGCACTCCATGCACGGCACGGCGATTGTCCCCGATGTCGCTTAAACCCCAAGGAAGAGCATTCTGTTTGTGAAAGCCATAAACCTTGGATTCCAGCATGAAAGGAGGGGGCACGGCGCACCGTACCCCCTCTTCCAGATCATGAGCCCTGCACGCTCCCCATGGAAAACCCATTTGACAATTTTTCCATAGGACTCGAGTTCAGGAGAGCTCCTTGGCATAAATGATCTTGTGATCCTCTGGACCGTAAAAATCAGGATGCAAAGCCACAAAGGCATATCCGGCCCGAACATAAAACCGTCGGGTCGGTTCATAGGTGTCCCGGGATGAAGTTTCCACATACACGCGTTGCCCCCCGGCTCTTCCAATCGCCGATTCGGTCTCTTGAAGAAGCTTTCGTCCGATCCCTTGTCCCTGAAACGCCGGATCCACCACAATCCAGTAGAGCTCATATCGACCGGCGGTTCCCAAAATAGGTCCATAACAGGTGTAACCCACCACACGCCCTGCATATTCAGAAAGGACAAAGAAATAGCCGGACTCCGCGCCTGTTCCGAGGCTTTGACGGGCCAGGTCCCGAGCTACAGAAAGTTCTTCTTCGTTAAAGAAACCTGTTTGCGCCGTGATCCGATCCAGCGTCTCCAAGTCTGACGGCACAAGGTAATTTCTGAAGCTTAGATCGGCTTCGTCAACCTCTGTCCGTGACGAAAAAAACACAGGTCTAGAATCGTGTCCGGGAACGATTGTGACCCTAGGAGCCCGGTCGTCCCACGCGCACAAATGGCGGGCCAGAGGCCCGCGCTTCCGGGAAAGGTATCGCCTTTTCTTGTCTTCGGGCAGACTCCTAGGAAATCGCCGAGCTTTGAACGCATCATCGATGAGCCGCTGCACCACGTCGTCCACATTCAGACCCGCTTGATCTGCCGCCGCCATGAATCCAGCATCAGGTGCAAGACAAGGATTCGCGTTGATTTCCAAAATCCAGGGGCGCCCTTGCCAATCCACTCGAAAATCGATTCTTGCATAGCCTCGAAGCCCGAAAATGTTCCAACATCGTTGAGCCAGTCCGCACAGGCGATCGAGAAGCGGGGCGTCTTCTTCAGAAAAGGAAAAGGAGCGCATCGTGTTCCTTTCGGCAAAGGAGCCTGCAACCCACTTGGCTTCATAGTCCACGATGCGATGTTTTTGCGAGCTGAAACCCACAAAACACATTTCGGCCGGCGGAAGCACCTGAACTCCATCAGGGCTTGAGAGCAGCGAGAGATTGAATTCTCGACCGTCAATGAAATGTTCCACGAAAAATCCGTCCGGGCCGAACCGGTGTCGGGCTCGCGTCATGGCCCGGTCCAAGGTTTTCAGGTCATGAAGGGACACGACAGCTTCCTGATCGATCCCTACCGAGGCATCTTCCCATAGGGGCTTTACAATGGCAAAGCTTTCGGTTCCAAGGCTTCGCATCCAATCTTGAAGGCTACCGAGAAGCTTGTCCCAGAGCGCATTTTCCCATGGAAGCTGGGACGTTTCGCCGCCCCAAAGGTCGGGCGGAAAGCCTGCGCTCCCAGAAAAACACCCGGTTTCAGTTTTGTAGGGGTGAGGCGCCGCCTCGGCGCTACCGGGAACTGGCATGAGATGCTTGGCCTTGCGAGTTTTCGAAGAGGCCTCCAGACTCGTGTTGCTTGAACCCGGCGTTGAAACGAAAGGCACGGCCTTTCCAAGGTCACCCTGATCACAATCATTCCCAAGACCGAGAGCCTTGTTCGGCTCAAACCATGCCGGTGTGGGAAGCCCGTACGCCGTCAACCAATATTTGGTGAGCACTTTATGAGACGTCACAAAAACGGCCTCTGTGGAACACCCCGTATAAGGAAAGCCTTCCACATCCAGCAGCCCGGGCGCCACATGAATCAAGCGCCCGGTCCCTTCAACCGTTTCCACTAGGTTGAAAACCAGGTCCGGGCGGAGATCTCGAAGCGCCCAACGTCCGGCTTCAAGATGTGAGGAGAAGGGAAGAAAAATCACATCGTGTCCTAAACGTGTGAGCGCTTCTCCCAAGAAACCGGCTTGGACCAACACATCCTCTTCATCAGGCAGCGCCTTTGAGGGTACGGCAGAATGTAGAATCACAACCCGCATGAGAGCCGCCCCTCGTGGATTGACCTTGAATCAAGGGCCTCTCTGTGAAGAGATTTTTCCGGAGCTTTGCCGCCTCTAACCATTCTTTGTATGGCTTCATTCAAAACGGCACCGATAAGATCCCGATACGGAATACCAAGAAGCGTGCACAAAATGGGCAAATCCGAATGCTCAGGATGCAACCCTGCCAGGGGATTTGCTTCGAGAAAATGGGGGCGTCCTCGACCATCAGAACGAAGGTCGATACGACCGGCGTCTCGACATCCAAGCACTTTCCAGGACTCCACGGCCACACGGGCCGCCTGCCGTGCTTCTTCGTCATCCGCCAGACGGTACAGCACACGTTCCTCGCACCATTCCTTGTTGGCGTAGGAATAGACTTCGGCATCCGCATTCTCTCGAAGAACCACTTCCATGACGCCGAGGGCTCGAGTCGATTTTCCCGAACCCAAAAGACCCACGGTAAATTCACGACCGGGTAAAAATGTTTCCACCAGCACGGGCTGGTCATACGTTTCCAAGAGAAACACGCACACTCTCTCCAATTGCTCCAAAGACTGAATTTTCGATGCCGTCGTTATGCCTTTACCCGTCCCTTCGCGAACGGGTTTGGCAAAAAGAGGCATAGGAAGATCCACGCGCCCGACATCTTCAAGATCGCCGACCACAACGAAAGGCGCCGTAGGAAGCCCGGCATCCCGCACCAGGCGTTTCGCCACCGACTTGTCCAACGTGACACACAAACTCAACGGATCGGAAAACGTGTAAGGTATTCCATAGGCATCCAAAAGGGCGGGAACTTGAGCTTCTCGGCCTGATCCCAGAAGTCCTTCGGCGATATTGAACACGAGATCCCAGCGGTCTCCAGAGACCAGGCGCTGCATTAAATCCTTAAGACGTCCGATGCGATCGGTTTCATGACCCAAGGCACGAATGACGGTTTCCAAGGCTTCGATGGTATCCGGGCGGTCAAATTCAGCCGTTTCTTCCTCCGAAAACCCTTCCGCAAGATAGACGTCCCGAAGGTCGTACGTCAGCCCGATCTTCATTGGTTTTGCCTCTTCAAAACACTTCATGGACCACCCGGCATGATCCGGAGGGAACCTCGAAAGCCTTGGGGTACCGAAACAGGCGATGTTCATAGTTACGAAGGATCAGATCGTTGCCGTCCACTCCCTGCACATAGTCGGGAAGAAGAGGAATCTTGCCACCGCCTCCTGGAGCATCCACCACGTAGGACGGCACTGCATACCCAGAGGTATGTCCTCGAAGACCGTCCATGATGTGGAGCCCTCGAGCGATGCTGGTTCGAAAGTGGGCCGATCCGCAAATGGGATCGCATTGGTACAGGTAGTAAGGGCGTACTCGAAGACGCATGAGGCCTTGAAAAAGAGCCTTTAAGGTAGCCACGTCGTCGTTGATGCCTTTCAGAAGCACCGTCTGGCTGCCTAGGGGAATGCCGACATCCGCCAGCCGTGCGCAAGCTTCCGTCGTTTCCGGTGTCAATTCCTCCGGATGCGTGAAATGCAAGCTCATCCACAATGGGTGATATCGACGCAGAAGCCGGACCAGATCCCGCGTGATCCGTTGAGGCAAAACAGCCGGGACTTTGGTCCCTATCCGTATGATTTCCACATGCCGAATGGCCCGAAGCCGATCCAGAAGCCAGCCCAAGGCTTCATCGGCCAGGGTGAGGGGATCGCCGCCGGATAGAAGCACATCGCGAACGGTGGGCGTCGCTTGAATATAGGCCAGAGCCTTTTCCCAAACACGACGACTGGCATGCCCTCCAGTGCCATGACGTCCCACAAGCCGGGATCGCGTGCAATAGCGGCAATAGGTCGAACAAAAGCCTGTCACCAAAAAAAGCACTCGGTCCGGATAGCGATGGACCAGTCCGGGCACCGGTGCGTTCCGGTCTTCTCCTAAGGGATCCACGGATTCTTCAGGACTGCGAAGCCATTCTTCAGGAAGAGGCACCACGGAACGACGCAACGGATGCTCGGCATTCCTTGGGTCCAAAAGGCTTGCATAATACGGTGTGATTGCTACGGGAAAACGGGCGGAAGGGTTTTGCAAAGCGCTTTGTTCCGCGGCACTGAGATGGACGATTCGGCTCAGCCCGTTCAATGAACGAAATCGATGCTGCACCTGCCAATGCCAGTCATTCCACAAAGCAGGACTCACATTGGGAAAATACTTCTTTTTGAATTCGCAGGCTTGTTCGCTCAGGGGCATGGAGGCGGATCGGCGGGAGGAGAGTCGAGGGATCCGCCGATAGGAAGGTGAGGCATCGGTTGGGTCTGCGCCCGGAGGTTCGCTTGGAGGCTCCTCCGCCTCGGACGACTCTTCAAAAACAGCTGAAGACTCCTGCCGCCATTGTCGATCGGTTATTTCCATGTAGGCACCCTTTCTTGTTCTTCCAAAGTGATCTGAAACTCTTGCCGTGCACTGCGTCGCAGGCACCATTTACACGAAAAACGTAGAAAGAAAAAATTTTTTTTGGGATCAGGGGTGAGCTTCAGCCCAGTTTTTTCCCCAACCCATGTCCACCACCAGAGGGACACGCAGCGAAAGCACCCCTTCCATGCGATCCTTGACCATCTTCTGAATCCAGTCCAATTCCTCCTCAGCCACTTCAAAAACCAGTTCATCGTGTACCTGTAGCAGCATGGCACTTCGGCAACGACGAGCTTGCATCTCTCCATGGATGTCGATCATGGCCTTTTTGATCACATCCGCCGCAGATCCCTGAATGGTGGTATTGACGGCCAATCTTTCCCCTTGCTGGCGTACCGTCCGATTGCGGCTCTTAAGTTCTGGAATGAAACGACGCCGCCCAAGAAGGGTTTCCGCGTACCCTCTCTTGTCCGCTTCCGCGATCACCTGTTCAATCCAGCGCTTGACCCCTTGGTACCTTTCGAAATAACGATCGATAGCGGCTTTGGCACTGGTTTGACTGATCTTGAGCTGTTTGGCCAAACCATAAGGGCCCATGCCGTATATAATGCCGAAATTGATGGTCTTGGCGTGGCGACGCATCTCCGGGGTCACCTCCTGCGGAGTCACCCCGAACATTTCCGCAGCCGTCCTGCGATGAATGTCGTCTCCAGCTTCAAAGGCGGCCAAAAGCCGTTCATCCCCGCTGTAATGGGCAAAGATGCGGAGTTCAATCTGAGAATAATCCGCCGCCAAAAGCACATGGCCTGGATCGGCCACAAAGGCTTCACGAATACGGCGCCCTTCTTCAGTGCGCACCGGAATGTTTTGCAGATTGGGCTCCGAACTGCTCAGACGTCCCGTGGCCGTGACTGTTTGGTTGTAGCTTGTGTGAATGCGTCCTGTTCGGGGATGCACCATGGAAGGTAAAGCATCCACGTAAGTGTTTTTCAACTTGGCCAGGCTACGGTAAGCTACGATGTGTTCGGCGATGGGATGATGCGCCGCCAACTCTTCTAGAACACTCATGTCCGTGGAAGGTCCCGTTTTGGTTTTCTTGATCACAGGAAGTTGCAGCTTGCCAAAGAGAATATCCCGAAGCTGCACGGGCGATTGAATGTTGAAAGGGCCTCCAGCAAT contains the following coding sequences:
- a CDS encoding translocation/assembly module TamB domain-containing protein, with translation MRGVLRIVAIVVGALVLFAAALWGAMQSPAVKRWLAHKLSNKLSGPQTTVRIGTITGWIPFEMGISEVEIADGHGAWLRAQDMYLKWRPTQLLQGRVHIQFVSVREARVARGPFSNRSSQDVQEPTPWTLPVLPLPILVDKLFLHQVIFDTPVLGMSLVAALEGFLTYDPKDGIQKVFLKLVANHAQRESFLIVQALLQPKSPRFHGSLIFSEQENGWVATRLALKNFGPLHLQTRLHGDTVANVIDTLWIESLNIESRPFLLSASGGYQPGPAVLKPTSYTLVAKDLEPFGVLAGYPIRGQAEGKGFVEGPVRRLHGELNLRLKNLENPSWRLSNGETRWIWTFTREASHESPQVSLNVHGKAESVTIQGSSLPSLQDVTVETSVRLTHDKKVDMEKILLNLPDLGTMELSGRVDLRQRSANGRITVALPDISYLSLATPRPVEGDGLGQLDFSGTWDNMTVLTNLQGSRLAYGEAFWTDWHVQFSVMGLPQNPKGKITSRALYGKGPWRLDLDFAKEGPRLDLPRIFFRCYDASLKGSLQTHLESYRTSGLLDLTIPRLDIFQPLFPQDLRGSIKGTLSLSEKGDHQAMNGSVTARSLTFADIFIENANLSAQLTSLFPAPQGTMTLTVKKLEKPPLSITQAQAKADGNLERVAFSTHLQGTFHEPFSLKTTGTARVHSSTKEIQLDTFSARTGPVVLLLESPSNLVVDTQGWTLSPTALRVGEGRVVAGAQWNGEKHSVSLKMENLPLELMEPWGGPSLQGRLNGQAFLHGPQNNPQATMTLHIDSLRRPGWPAQESLALKASAWAVSRQLRLEADIFGLGSEPSRVNLTLPMRFQLKPIDLSLFKDEPLSGTLSLAVALERIATLLELEEHKIQGNMQGRLTLDGTLNRPLLGGEVLLTKGRYEHEDFGLHLQDVTALLEGTGNGVRLRELKAFDGKKGFLRGHGQCRLDPGAGFPYQTRLIFEDLSPLHRDDISGNLDGFLSVQGSLRETALEGTVRVRPLRIELPKRLPANVVDLDVIEIPPSPALKSSSARKNSTSSAHGVFLNLTLEFPGMTTVSGWGLDSEWKGALKIVGPSSEPQLTGQLNILRGQLLFLDKRFRLTEGHVIFVGETPPDPVIHVVGETALRDMTASVRLSGRASRPELALESSPQRPQEEILAQILFGRSATTLSPFQAIRLARTLQALSTRGNSHFDVLGKARDLLGLDQLELLGSGLGESLGIGLRKYLGENVRVDVDQRLEEGDIAVRVEVEITPNITLESQAGTQSRSRAGVFWKYDY
- a CDS encoding DUF2062 domain-containing protein; this encodes MEKLRRFYDRLVRMRGNPKEIALGFALGIFIGMSPTMGFQMPVAAFCAALLGWNKWSAVAGVWITNPITAPFIYSVNYWVGSRMIHWFLPEATAHAEAVLSRVGLILQKTPHVMASLIVGGMVLGAPLACAGYWLALWAVTRYRVRVKGQLDRARQKMREERARRRANLKE